One window of the candidate division KSB1 bacterium genome contains the following:
- a CDS encoding T9SS type A sorting domain-containing protein, producing the protein MSTYAQKASGPGFTSRQARGAISLAVKRSGQSIMRRCVGALLCVWLATGTSAAQQLEPFGLEGKTVTAMHFYGGSLYAATENDGAYRRWLGEPDSGWVHLGVPAKTLTSIFAFHTVCPLICWKGILAGSIPNPARSDTALIYFHQQRPDTCTKKGQWKPSDDGIDRTATQQINALAGIDVCQPIGPTFVTAFAAAPASIWRSPDRGENWKLVWQAPSTNILALATKLRSTFSNLANEAWAGGYRLNNLGVRIPFILRSIDSGEHWEDRSPAVAGSDECRALALHPVDTSIVYAALNHAIIKSHDAGKSWRLTTLQNPGVAFKALAINPQRPNQIFAGGASDNDLFALYESRNGGENWTAVAPGNLIKGVSSLVFDLADSQHVYLATAGTGVYRFPRLRVNATEAPRAPASFQISANFPNPFHPAANQPLLLRVSLPAADRFTARLFNVIGQEMASWQMRLAAGEQSVALPLDRNKLSAGIYFIQAEWRGQRVTRKWMVVR; encoded by the coding sequence ATGTCCACCTATGCCCAGAAAGCAAGCGGCCCCGGATTCACCAGCCGGCAAGCCCGAGGCGCGATCTCCCTCGCGGTTAAAAGATCGGGCCAAAGCATCATGCGTCGCTGCGTTGGCGCACTCCTCTGTGTTTGGCTGGCCACCGGCACGTCGGCCGCCCAGCAGCTCGAGCCGTTCGGTTTGGAAGGCAAGACCGTGACGGCAATGCACTTTTATGGGGGCTCACTTTACGCCGCAACTGAAAACGACGGCGCCTATCGCCGCTGGTTGGGCGAACCGGATTCCGGCTGGGTTCATCTCGGCGTACCGGCGAAGACGCTCACTTCGATTTTCGCTTTTCATACAGTTTGCCCGCTGATTTGTTGGAAGGGCATTCTCGCCGGCAGCATACCCAACCCGGCCCGCAGCGACACGGCCCTGATTTATTTCCATCAACAACGCCCGGACACGTGCACGAAAAAAGGGCAATGGAAGCCCTCGGATGACGGGATCGACCGCACGGCGACTCAACAAATCAATGCGCTGGCCGGAATCGACGTGTGCCAGCCGATTGGGCCGACGTTTGTCACTGCGTTTGCGGCGGCACCGGCTTCAATCTGGAGATCGCCAGATCGCGGGGAAAACTGGAAACTTGTTTGGCAAGCGCCGTCCACGAATATTCTCGCCCTGGCGACGAAATTGCGATCGACCTTCTCAAACCTTGCAAACGAAGCATGGGCCGGCGGCTATCGGCTGAACAACCTGGGCGTTCGAATCCCATTCATTCTTCGTTCGATCGATTCCGGAGAGCACTGGGAAGATCGCAGCCCCGCCGTGGCAGGATCCGATGAATGCCGGGCGCTGGCGCTGCATCCCGTTGACACGAGCATCGTTTACGCCGCGTTGAATCACGCGATCATCAAATCCCATGATGCCGGCAAGAGTTGGAGGTTGACCACGCTGCAAAATCCCGGCGTCGCTTTCAAGGCGTTGGCCATCAATCCGCAGCGGCCCAATCAAATTTTTGCCGGCGGCGCCTCAGACAATGATCTCTTCGCCCTATACGAAAGCAGAAACGGCGGTGAGAATTGGACTGCCGTCGCTCCCGGCAACCTCATCAAGGGCGTCAGCAGTCTGGTTTTTGATTTGGCAGACAGCCAACACGTTTACCTCGCCACGGCTGGGACCGGGGTTTACCGCTTTCCCCGACTAAGAGTCAACGCGACGGAAGCGCCGCGCGCACCGGCGAGTTTTCAAATATCTGCGAATTTCCCCAATCCATTTCATCCGGCGGCAAACCAACCGTTGCTTTTGCGCGTCAGCTTGCCGGCCGCCGATCGCTTCACCGCGCGCCTATTCAACGTGATCGGACAGGAAATGGCAAGTTGGCAAATGCGCCTTGCTGCCGGCGAACAAAGCGTCGCGCTGCCCCTCGACCGCAACAAGCTCTCGGCGGGAATTTATTTCATTCAAGCGGAATGGCGCGGACAACGGGTGACGAGGAAATGGATGGTGGTGAGGTAA
- a CDS encoding glycoside hydrolase, producing MKSITKTLAGTCLAGAMLFGSLFMFAGAAFSQDAEHQRIYNNPAIFDRLSGAARTMLDAELGPRPGEKRPADEKGSAPRSGLGKIGSSGGGTLFSALANNLVNDATADATAQDTQSETAIVLGSGSNIIVGFNDSGSFIGGASKFTGFSTSANGGSTWVDGGTLPTNPTGDAGDPVLARNNVTGRIYFSTLQFSGNGIAVFRSDDDGATWMAPTQGVPGATGFQDKEWIAVDNFPGPGQGNVYLVVRDFASTGGGIRFTRSLDHGATFTPSPRVCLSRLQARATCKAHLLPLDPIMPCMFFGMIKTSRRARSGCANPRILV from the coding sequence ATGAAAAGCATTACCAAAACTCTTGCCGGTACGTGTTTGGCGGGCGCCATGCTTTTTGGCAGCCTGTTCATGTTCGCCGGTGCCGCATTCTCGCAGGATGCGGAACATCAAAGAATCTACAACAATCCTGCCATCTTCGATCGTCTTTCGGGAGCGGCGCGCACCATGCTGGACGCGGAGCTGGGCCCGCGCCCCGGGGAGAAACGTCCTGCGGATGAAAAGGGCAGTGCACCCAGAAGCGGCTTGGGAAAGATTGGTTCGAGCGGCGGCGGGACGTTGTTCTCAGCTCTCGCGAACAATCTCGTGAATGACGCCACGGCCGATGCCACCGCTCAAGACACCCAGAGCGAAACAGCCATTGTCCTGGGATCAGGCTCCAACATCATCGTCGGCTTCAACGATTCAGGCTCGTTTATCGGCGGCGCCTCTAAATTCACCGGCTTCTCCACCTCGGCGAACGGCGGCTCGACGTGGGTCGACGGCGGAACGCTCCCAACCAACCCAACCGGTGACGCGGGCGATCCCGTTCTGGCGCGCAATAATGTCACCGGAAGGATTTACTTTTCAACGCTGCAGTTTTCAGGAAACGGCATTGCCGTGTTCCGCTCGGATGACGACGGCGCAACCTGGATGGCGCCGACGCAAGGTGTGCCCGGCGCCACAGGATTCCAGGATAAAGAATGGATTGCTGTGGACAATTTTCCTGGCCCAGGACAGGGAAATGTATATCTGGTGGTTCGAGATTTCGCTTCCACAGGCGGCGGCATCCGCTTTACCCGCTCCCTCGATCATGGCGCCACCTTCACGCCAAGCCCGAGGGTCTGCTTATCAAGGCTGCAAGCCCGAGCAACGTGCAAGGCGCATTTGTTACCGTTGGACCCGATCATGCCGTGTATGTTTTTTGGTATGATCAAAACTTCACGCCGCGCCAGATCCGGATGCGCAAATCCACGGATTTTGGTGTGA
- a CDS encoding 3-ketoacyl-ACP reductase — MNPVALITGASRGIGRAIALALGGCGCDLVVNFSSNVEAARQTQTEAMSHAQQQNKKIRAEICQSDISRREDRAQLVNFTREKFGRLDVLVNNAGIAPTVRADLLETSEESFEQLLDVNLKGSYFLTQAVAKWMIEQRQHDAARRPKIVTINSISAYAASVDRGDYCVSKAGLAMMTKLFAVRLAEHGINVYEIRPGVIATDMTAPVKEKYDRLIAGGLAPIKRWGQPEDVAKAVVAIALDQFPFSTGEVINVDGGFHLLRL, encoded by the coding sequence ATGAATCCTGTTGCTCTCATCACCGGCGCGAGCCGCGGCATTGGTCGTGCGATTGCTCTCGCATTGGGCGGCTGTGGCTGCGATTTGGTGGTCAATTTCAGTTCCAATGTCGAAGCGGCAAGGCAAACCCAAACCGAGGCGATGAGCCACGCGCAGCAGCAAAACAAAAAAATTCGCGCTGAAATTTGCCAGTCCGACATCAGCCGCCGTGAAGATCGCGCCCAGCTCGTCAATTTTACTCGCGAAAAATTCGGCCGGTTGGATGTGCTCGTCAATAACGCGGGGATCGCGCCAACCGTTCGCGCCGATCTTCTCGAAACGAGCGAGGAAAGTTTTGAGCAACTGCTCGACGTAAATTTGAAAGGGTCGTATTTTCTCACGCAAGCCGTGGCAAAATGGATGATCGAGCAACGGCAGCACGATGCGGCGCGCCGGCCGAAAATCGTCACCATCAATTCGATCTCGGCTTACGCCGCCAGCGTCGACCGCGGCGATTATTGCGTTTCCAAAGCCGGTTTGGCGATGATGACGAAGTTGTTTGCCGTGCGGCTGGCGGAACACGGCATCAATGTTTACGAGATTCGTCCCGGCGTGATTGCCACAGACATGACGGCGCCAGTCAAAGAGAAATATGACCGCTTGATTGCCGGAGGTTTGGCGCCGATCAAACGCTGGGGGCAGCCGGAAGATGTTGCCAAAGCCGTCGTGGCGATCGCCCTCGACCAGTTTCCGTTTAGCACAGGCGAGGTGATTAACGTTGATGGTGGATTTCATCTGTTGCGATTGTAA
- a CDS encoding adenine phosphoribosyltransferase, which produces MKKLSMQELERYIRTVKDFPRPGIGFKDITTLLKEPKAFVQVIDLFARHFQNKKVQKVVGIESRGFIFGAPLALRLNAGFVPARKPKKLPAATVREEYALEYGFDAIEMHTDAIAKGERVAVIDDLLATGGTARAAGRLVEKLGGELLGFAFLIELDFLHGREKLAGYDVLSLIHVSAE; this is translated from the coding sequence ATGAAAAAACTGTCCATGCAAGAACTCGAACGCTACATCCGCACCGTCAAAGATTTTCCCAGGCCCGGCATCGGCTTCAAAGACATCACGACACTTTTGAAAGAGCCAAAAGCCTTTGTGCAAGTCATTGATCTCTTTGCCAGGCATTTTCAAAATAAAAAAGTGCAAAAAGTCGTCGGCATAGAATCGCGCGGTTTTATTTTTGGCGCGCCGCTGGCGTTGCGTTTGAATGCCGGTTTCGTGCCGGCGCGCAAGCCGAAGAAACTTCCTGCTGCCACGGTGCGCGAAGAATATGCGTTGGAATACGGCTTTGACGCGATTGAAATGCACACCGATGCCATTGCCAAAGGCGAACGGGTTGCAGTGATTGATGATTTGCTCGCAACCGGCGGCACGGCCCGCGCGGCGGGCCGGCTCGTTGAAAAGTTGGGAGGGGAGCTGCTCGGTTTTGCTTTTTTGATTGAATTGGATTTTTTGCATGGCCGTGAAAAGTTGGCGGGATATGACGTGTTATCACTCATTCACGTGAGTGCGGAATAA
- a CDS encoding TIGR00725 family protein: MIIAVIGGGQCSEEIYELARQVGQEIAKAGAMLICGGMFGVMEAACRGAKEAGGMTIGILPGKTKDEANAFVDLPIVTGFNDARNVIIARSADGVIAVDGAYGTLSEIAFALKFGKPVAGLRVSFDIPHVAQATTAAEAVNLLLKRIEE, translated from the coding sequence ATGATCATCGCCGTCATCGGCGGCGGGCAGTGCTCGGAAGAAATTTACGAGTTGGCGCGGCAAGTCGGCCAGGAGATTGCCAAAGCCGGTGCGATGCTGATTTGCGGCGGCATGTTCGGCGTGATGGAAGCGGCCTGCCGCGGCGCCAAAGAAGCCGGCGGCATGACGATTGGAATTTTGCCCGGCAAGACGAAAGACGAGGCCAATGCCTTCGTCGATCTGCCGATTGTCACCGGCTTCAACGACGCGCGCAACGTGATCATCGCGCGCAGCGCCGACGGCGTGATTGCCGTTGACGGAGCATACGGCACCTTGTCGGAAATAGCGTTTGCCTTGAAATTTGGCAAACCCGTTGCCGGCTTGAGGGTGTCATTCGATATTCCGCACGTTGCGCAAGCCACAACGGCGGCCGAAGCAGTGAATCTACTTCTTAAAAGGATCGAGGAGTAA
- a CDS encoding proprotein convertase P-domain-containing protein, producing MRKSTDFGVTFGPEISVTRLTSTVTNGGLNLVAGFRSNSFPQVAVNPVSRHLYVVYNDPTTATTGGDRGNIFFRMSTDGGTTWSAAIGLNDDGTSRAQYFPAIAVRPDGSGLAVAWYDNRNDPADRNIEYWGVTATISGSTVTFGPNFRISSQFPPVFGVDPVVNSVYMGDYDMMAADNNFFYSTWGDNRDQSIAVPTRKNANVRFAKFPLGGPGPILDFVSSTLSGGNGNGVIDFNECNRIFVTVKNNGSATATGVTATLSTSTPEVTVLQATQSYPNLAPGASGTNTTAFTIFTSPSFVCGTPVQFTLTLNYAGGPDVANFTLQSGSPGTAISFDNNTSTPIPDVATTNIPIAVSGFTGAIAKVTLSLHLLHTFDGDLVISLISPDGTIVALSNNRGGSGDNFGAACSPQSLRTTFDDAAPTPISSGAAPFVGAFRPESPLTAFNGKSGTQVNGTWTLRIQDTATLDVGTFQCASLFISPTVCTDGGGMPTVDAGADRFICVGQTVTLGGTPTATGGTPPYTFSWTPTTGLDNPTAANPKARPIVTTTYTVLVTDARGCEATDEVTITVHDGVFLTNEYIHLNAPTVGEGNLHSNTNINFEIGRPTVVKGNLTAVNGILIRSKNTVVGDATAGNHVSILGNARVTGAVTIAPVARIPLPTLSFAAGLGSILLSQNKSLTLPPGAYAEVRVLNGSKLFLSSGVYFMSKLELNGSTMLICDVAAGPITINVVGNLSFGESAKVVITPAGPMASTQVGFLTMSGSTVNIGAKAVVRGAIIAPSTLVTLGQKSQFKGSICAKKIEVSNGASFFHHSSPSLPKEDESEADVEITGNEQPVTSYELAQNYPNPFNPSTIISFALPEAGKVTVNIFNANGQLVRRLVDREMPAGRQTLRWNARDESGKLVAAGVYLYKIIVQGKDGNAAFTETRRMTLLK from the coding sequence ATGCGCAAATCCACGGATTTTGGTGTGACTTTCGGCCCGGAAATCAGCGTCACGAGGCTGACCTCGACGGTTACCAATGGTGGTTTGAACTTGGTGGCTGGTTTCCGGTCCAACTCTTTTCCACAGGTCGCGGTCAATCCGGTGAGTCGCCATCTTTACGTTGTCTATAACGACCCGACTACCGCTACGACGGGCGGCGATCGCGGTAATATTTTCTTCCGGATGTCGACCGATGGCGGGACAACCTGGAGCGCTGCGATCGGACTCAATGATGATGGCACGTCGCGGGCGCAATATTTTCCGGCTATTGCCGTGCGGCCGGACGGCAGCGGACTCGCCGTTGCCTGGTATGATAATCGGAACGATCCGGCAGACCGCAATATTGAATACTGGGGCGTCACCGCAACAATCTCAGGCTCAACCGTGACGTTCGGTCCAAACTTCCGCATCAGCTCGCAATTCCCGCCGGTTTTTGGCGTCGATCCCGTTGTCAACAGTGTTTACATGGGCGACTACGACATGATGGCGGCGGACAACAACTTTTTCTATTCAACCTGGGGTGACAACCGCGATCAGAGCATCGCCGTGCCGACGCGCAAGAATGCGAACGTGCGCTTTGCCAAGTTCCCCCTGGGTGGTCCAGGCCCGATTCTCGACTTCGTTTCTTCCACCCTGAGCGGCGGGAACGGCAATGGCGTGATTGACTTCAACGAGTGCAACAGAATTTTCGTCACGGTCAAGAACAATGGCAGCGCGACGGCAACCGGCGTGACCGCGACGCTTTCAACCAGCACACCCGAGGTCACCGTCTTGCAAGCGACGCAATCTTATCCGAATCTTGCTCCTGGTGCAAGCGGAACCAACACCACAGCGTTCACCATTTTCACCTCACCAAGCTTCGTATGTGGAACGCCGGTTCAATTTACGCTGACCCTCAACTACGCCGGCGGGCCGGATGTGGCGAATTTTACTTTACAATCCGGCAGCCCGGGCACGGCCATTTCGTTTGACAATAATACGTCTACACCCATTCCCGATGTCGCGACGACGAATATCCCGATTGCAGTGTCCGGATTCACCGGTGCGATTGCCAAAGTCACCTTATCCCTTCATCTGCTTCATACGTTCGATGGCGATCTGGTGATCTCGCTGATTTCGCCCGACGGGACCATCGTCGCTTTGTCGAACAACAGAGGCGGCAGCGGTGACAATTTCGGCGCAGCGTGCAGTCCACAAAGCTTGCGAACGACGTTTGATGATGCTGCCCCAACACCCATCAGCTCCGGGGCTGCTCCATTCGTCGGAGCTTTCCGTCCGGAGTCTCCGCTGACCGCGTTCAACGGCAAGTCCGGCACGCAAGTCAATGGAACGTGGACGCTCCGAATTCAGGATACTGCCACGCTGGACGTCGGCACTTTCCAATGCGCCTCGCTGTTTATTTCGCCGACCGTTTGCACCGATGGCGGCGGCATGCCGACCGTGGATGCGGGCGCCGATCGCTTCATCTGCGTCGGCCAAACCGTGACCCTTGGCGGCACCCCGACGGCGACCGGCGGAACACCGCCTTACACTTTCAGTTGGACTCCCACCACCGGCTTGGATAATCCGACTGCAGCCAACCCCAAAGCTCGTCCAATTGTCACCACGACTTACACGGTGTTGGTGACGGACGCCAGAGGCTGTGAAGCCACGGATGAGGTGACGATTACGGTGCACGATGGGGTTTTCCTGACGAATGAATACATCCATCTCAACGCCCCGACGGTTGGTGAAGGGAACCTGCATTCGAACACCAACATCAACTTCGAGATTGGCCGGCCCACCGTGGTGAAAGGCAATCTCACGGCGGTCAATGGTATTCTCATTCGCTCCAAAAATACCGTTGTGGGCGATGCGACCGCGGGCAATCACGTCAGCATTCTTGGCAATGCCAGAGTCACCGGCGCCGTCACCATTGCGCCGGTAGCCAGAATCCCGCTGCCCACGCTCTCTTTTGCCGCTGGCTTGGGAAGCATTCTGCTTAGCCAAAACAAATCACTCACGCTGCCGCCCGGCGCCTATGCCGAGGTCAGGGTGTTGAATGGCAGCAAGTTGTTCTTGTCGAGCGGCGTTTATTTCATGAGCAAACTGGAGCTGAACGGTTCCACCATGCTGATCTGCGACGTGGCGGCCGGACCGATCACGATCAATGTGGTGGGCAATCTCAGCTTTGGCGAAAGCGCCAAGGTCGTCATCACACCCGCCGGACCGATGGCGAGCACGCAAGTTGGATTTCTCACCATGAGCGGCAGCACCGTTAACATCGGCGCCAAGGCGGTGGTGCGCGGCGCCATCATCGCGCCGAGTACTCTGGTGACGCTGGGGCAAAAGAGCCAGTTCAAAGGCTCGATTTGCGCCAAGAAAATCGAGGTGTCCAACGGCGCCAGTTTCTTCCATCACAGCTCCCCCAGTCTGCCCAAAGAGGATGAATCCGAAGCTGATGTTGAGATCACCGGCAACGAGCAACCGGTAACCAGCTACGAGTTGGCGCAGAATTATCCCAACCCATTCAATCCGAGCACGATAATCAGCTTCGCGCTGCCGGAAGCAGGCAAGGTGACGGTGAATATTTTCAATGCCAACGGCCAGCTTGTTCGCCGGTTGGTCGATCGCGAAATGCCCGCCGGACGGCAAACCCTGCGCTGGAACGCGCGCGACGAGTCCGGCAAGCTCGTGGCCGCCGGCGTTTACTTGTACAAGATTATCGTACAAGGCAAGGACGGCAACGCGGCTTTCACCGAAACGCGGCGGATGACGTTGTTGAAATAA
- a CDS encoding sugar phosphate isomerase/epimerase, with protein sequence MRIGIVTDEISTEVREAIELGMSWGIMDYELRVIGEARVPTVKPETVDDLLRLKEKFRVRYTALSPGACKGAIDDDETLQRELNETLPETFRLARKLDVPTVIIFGFQRLPQQPSSLLPKVVEAFCQMAIMAQKEGLRLAVENEPGFWCDSGQNTARLIAAVDSPFLRANWDPANALGTDEIPYPDGYEAIKKWIANVHVKDTIKGALIECVPVGEGKIDWEGQLRALIQDRAIQHITIETHCPPLRENSQKNLQRLQQMLRRLHTRELDPAGGDFAFIPHSRE encoded by the coding sequence ATGCGGATCGGCATCGTAACAGATGAAATCAGCACCGAGGTGCGTGAAGCGATTGAGCTCGGCATGAGCTGGGGCATCATGGATTATGAACTGCGGGTCATTGGCGAGGCGCGCGTGCCAACAGTCAAGCCCGAAACCGTTGATGACTTGCTGCGGCTCAAAGAAAAATTCCGCGTTCGCTACACGGCGCTTTCACCTGGCGCATGTAAAGGCGCGATTGACGATGACGAAACGTTGCAGCGCGAGTTGAATGAAACATTGCCCGAAACTTTTCGCCTGGCCAGGAAACTCGATGTTCCAACGGTGATCATCTTCGGTTTTCAACGCCTGCCGCAACAGCCGAGTTCTTTGTTGCCAAAAGTTGTCGAAGCCTTCTGTCAAATGGCGATAATGGCCCAAAAAGAAGGATTACGGTTGGCTGTTGAGAATGAACCGGGGTTTTGGTGTGACAGCGGGCAGAATACGGCGCGGCTCATCGCCGCGGTTGACTCGCCTTTTCTGCGCGCCAATTGGGATCCGGCGAATGCCTTGGGCACGGATGAAATTCCGTATCCCGATGGTTATGAGGCCATTAAAAAATGGATTGCGAATGTCCACGTCAAAGATACGATAAAGGGTGCATTGATTGAATGTGTGCCGGTGGGAGAAGGCAAAATCGATTGGGAGGGCCAGCTTCGGGCGCTCATTCAGGATCGCGCCATTCAACACATTACGATTGAAACGCATTGCCCGCCGCTTCGCGAAAACTCACAAAAGAATTTACAGCGATTACAGCAGATGCTGCGGCGATTGCACACGAGGGAATTGGATCCGGCAGGAGGGGATTTTGCGTTTATTCCGCACTCACGTGAATGA
- a CDS encoding acylphosphatase produces the protein MKKGVRIIINGMVQGVGFRYHVHHSARRHYLKGWVKNLPDGRVETVAEGDEEELREFVKEVKKGSRFSRVDEVHVEWVAFTNQFPNFQITD, from the coding sequence ATGAAAAAGGGCGTTCGCATCATCATCAACGGCATGGTGCAAGGCGTGGGTTTTCGGTATCACGTGCATCACTCGGCGCGGCGGCATTATTTAAAAGGCTGGGTCAAAAACCTGCCGGATGGCCGCGTCGAAACCGTTGCCGAAGGTGACGAAGAGGAGTTGCGCGAGTTTGTCAAGGAAGTCAAAAAGGGCTCGCGCTTTTCCCGCGTTGACGAGGTGCACGTGGAGTGGGTGGCGTTCACCAATCAATTTCCCAATTTTCAGATTACGGATTGA
- a CDS encoding uroporphyrinogen decarboxylase family protein — MTSRERVLTAMTGKRPDRVPLNFFAGWNIAVREKVAACYGSVEAFCELMHIDAVTGVLPRFPFGGAEKHAQIMDLDHYLELEPDDPASPAILDTPCDQVLNMTVNQALRYHEQEKAVFCHAWGVFELSQFLYEHDGLPGTEQALLNMAAEPEKTRRMFFKLAEWTADCVGNAIKAGVDVIELSDDWGQQRTMMFSPKMWWEMIYPAMKIIVDRARRYDVPVLLHSDGDITLVLDGVIKLGVKGLHPVQESSGMSPQKTRDRLGPNFCIMGGLDTITALPVMTPAEIRAEVERVFSILKDSGPYIFSGSHMIQDDTDIEVVVAAYQRAYELAAY, encoded by the coding sequence ATGACTTCGCGTGAACGAGTTTTGACGGCGATGACCGGCAAGCGTCCGGATCGTGTGCCGCTCAATTTTTTTGCGGGTTGGAACATTGCCGTCCGCGAAAAAGTGGCGGCGTGTTACGGCAGCGTCGAAGCGTTTTGCGAGCTGATGCACATCGACGCCGTGACCGGCGTTTTGCCGCGCTTTCCCTTTGGCGGGGCCGAGAAACATGCACAGATCATGGATTTGGATCACTATCTCGAGCTCGAACCGGATGATCCGGCTTCGCCGGCGATTCTCGATACGCCGTGCGATCAGGTGCTCAACATGACGGTCAATCAAGCTTTGCGTTATCATGAACAAGAGAAGGCGGTTTTTTGTCATGCCTGGGGCGTTTTCGAGTTGTCGCAATTTCTTTACGAACACGACGGCTTGCCGGGAACGGAGCAGGCCTTGCTCAACATGGCCGCCGAGCCGGAGAAAACGCGTCGCATGTTTTTCAAGCTGGCAGAATGGACAGCGGATTGCGTCGGGAATGCGATCAAAGCCGGAGTGGACGTCATCGAGCTTTCGGATGACTGGGGGCAACAGCGCACGATGATGTTCAGCCCGAAAATGTGGTGGGAGATGATTTATCCGGCGATGAAAATTATCGTGGATCGCGCGCGTCGTTATGATGTTCCCGTTCTTTTGCACAGTGATGGCGACATCACATTAGTCTTGGATGGCGTGATCAAGCTCGGGGTGAAAGGATTGCACCCGGTGCAGGAATCTTCCGGCATGTCGCCGCAAAAAACGCGTGATAGACTTGGCCCGAACTTTTGCATCATGGGCGGGCTGGATACGATCACAGCGCTGCCGGTGATGACGCCCGCTGAAATCCGCGCCGAAGTCGAGCGCGTTTTTTCCATTCTCAAAGACAGTGGGCCTTACATTTTTTCAGGGTCGCACATGATTCAGGATGATACCGATATAGAGGTGGTTGTTGCGGCGTATCAACGCGCGTATGAATTGGCGGCGTATTGA